Below is a window of Coregonus clupeaformis isolate EN_2021a unplaced genomic scaffold, ASM2061545v1 scaf0512, whole genome shotgun sequence DNA.
CAATATTTATCTTTCAGTGTTCATGTAAAAATGTAGGCTGACAATTTCAGAATGGGGAGCGGAATGAGCAGAACTGACGTGTACAGAAACCCTGAGACAGAAAAAACTAATAGCTTAAAATGGTAGCTTGTTAAAAAGAAAAAATCAACATCCTTCCTTTTCTACACATACCTATGTGCCGCGATGGCGCGGTTATTCAGGTACTTCTGGGCGGTCATGACGCCGACGTAAAGGAAATTGTTGGACCTCGGAACTGGCTTCTCCGTCGCCGAAAATCCGTTATCTTGCGGGGGCCACAATACCCCACCGTATTCTCCCCTCAAACCCCCGTTCAACCCGCAACCGGCTGGGTTCGCCTTGCGTTTCTGACCGGATTTCTTCAACTCCGTAGCCTTCGGCAATATGAGTCTGGAAGCCAGGGTGAACCCGACAACCAGCCCCAACAGAACACTAAACCATGCTCTTCGGCTTCGACCTGCCATTCCCCAAAACTTGACCCAACTCTGATTTGCCTCGTAGCCTATTCTCGCTGTTGCCAACACAGCGTCTTTGTAAAGCAATATCGGTTAAATTGTTTCTCCCTCCTCATAAAAACGGGGTTAACTCGCTCTCATGGTAGGAAGCCTCTTTCTCCTCCAACCCGCTTTTGCTCCCGTTGTAAGCTGGCTGCTGCATACGTAGCAGTCTCCATAAACCCACCACCTGAACATACACTCCTCTCTTCATGTGGCCCTTCTAATCAGCAAGCATTCCGTCGCTATCAATAAACGACCTTCAACTAAATGTATGGTTTCTTCTTCGCCCCGAGACGCGTAGCCAACCCATTCTTTCCACTACCTCGCCATTGTGAGAATGTCGAAAACGCTTAGTAGCGTCGCGGCTTAACTGTGTGATTTGACCTAGTAGATACCCCGTAGGAAAGCTCTGACTGGCTGTGGTGTGTGATTACGCAGTGGTCTCATCTTTTTTTCCTTCCAGTATTTGACGCACAAGTCTGATCACAAGCTGAGTTCCCCGGAGTGATGAGCTGGTGAAAGTGAGAGACCATGCATGCAGACAGAAAAGTACAGATCAAGCATTGTTGAACCTTGAAATTAAACGGCAGCCGAATTAATATGCGGCACTGATCGTGAAATGAAAAAGCAATTTCTGAGAAATCATAATGGACTAGGCCAACTACATAATGCTCTATAACTCACTTAATGTAAATGGTGTGCAGAAAATGAACATAAGGTTTATAATGATTGtataaaatgcatatcaatttaagAGCAAGACTACAACAATAATTGAAATCAGTGCGATCTTACCCATACCCAAGAcagtttagaaactctgtgcccATACCGTTATGATTGTGGCTTCATTTACATTACACTGCCTCCATCCGGTGGACAACACGGAGATGGCAGGTGTATAATTATGTCACTGGACCATTAAATTAGCCATTGTGTGTCGTCACATACTCAGCCTCCCCATCAAACATCACAGATACAAAGACAACTTATCTATAATATCTTTATTGTGATAAAAATGGTGCAGTTCAGTTTATTTCTTGACCCCCAATATATTTGGGGCAGAAAAGAGCTATTGTCAGAATTTCAATAACTAAAATTGTTTGATGATCATTGATCTTCCAATACATAACACGATGACTACGGTTACATCTGATTTATGTAATAGTATAACAAGCAGTACGGTACACAGCAGTACTAAAGCCATCTGGCTAGCATCTACTCTCGCAACATGAAGCCTTGTTAGACGgcacaaaatacaaaataaaataaaaaaacatatacaCACTGTTACTCTGAAAGTCATCAGCCAAACCCACTGGCACAGGTGCCATTTACGGGAATAGCATCATTAGAAACTGTCCTTCTCAGAAGGCCTTCTCATGTGTTCTTAAATAAGATGATTCAATAAGCCAAAATTTGAAAGTGGAAACAAGACAATTGTTTTCAACACTGGTTAGTTTGAAGTTGTCCAAATGCATTAAAACAGAAAGGATTCATTTTTATCATGTGGCAACACATTGTATTTTGGACAATGCTAATATTACTGATGCAACATGATCTAAAACATACACAGTAGCGAAACCAGTTGAatcatttttttcttttttaccaATTCTGAAACccaaacacagagttacaaacAACAGATATATTTAGATCAATAACTAAGAGGGCTTTGAGAAGAACAACATATTGATTTAGATCAATAACTAAGAGGGCTTTGAGATTGCTGGCAGCTTCCTTCAGTAGGTCAGTGTGTGTGCCTATGACGGGTCGGGTCAGGGGTCAAAGATCAGGGGTCAGAGTTCACAGGTCACCTCAGAGTAGGCACAAGTCACCCCTAGCCACAGATACACAGATCCGGGGTTAAGGGGGCGAGGTCTAACCCGAGCCTGTGGCTCTGACCTCCTTTAACCTCATCCACCGCCAGCCGACGGCCCTCTCCTTCCTGGTCTCCACGCACAGGATCCACCTCCCTCTCCGCTCAGGGGATTAAAGCCTGAAATACAGACAGCAGGGCAGAATGTAGGCTACTGGctcagagaggagatggaggacgcCAGCATCACCTACCTACTACTTAATCCTTAAATGAGCAACACGTCACATTTTAGCCATTTTCTTTTTAAAGACACTGCTTAGAAATCCCCCCAAAAGCTTAGTACTGCTTCTTACCAGATCATAATTAAAAAAACATCAGTTTCAAGGATTGATTGACATTTTGTATCGCTAATGTTTTTGAAACAAACatttgggagtcccatagggcggcgcacaattggcccagcgtcgttcgggtttggctggggtaggcagtcattgtaaataagaatttgttcttaactgacttgcctggttaaataaaggataaaaaatatatatgtttttgaaATACAAAACATGAGCAATATTAGCTGTTTTCCTGTATCGTAATACAGAAAGTTGTACACACAACTGGCAAGACCAGCTAGTTGCAGTACAAAGCTACTTTGCTGCACTGCGCAGTGTTCAAAAATGGTTTTTTTCTTTTGTGGATTTTGTTCCTTCATTACTACTGGTGTGTACTTTCTATTTGTAGGTGGAAATGTGACATGTATAACCTTTGAAACGGTTTCAGTAAGAATCACAGTGCTTCTTATTTACAGCAAGATCAGTGGCTTACATGCATGAACATGAAAGTTGCTCATCATTGCATTGATGCATAAATGGATCTAGTAGGATTCAGAACCTGTTTAATTACTGATTGATTACTTTAAGAGTGAGCATGATGTCTTACATGTTCACATGAATAGAGATGTGAGTAATTAACCAATTACAATACTGCTCTCATCATGAAATATGTCAACATACCACTGCTCCGTAGGGGCTTCTTGTCAGTCTTTGATTTCAACACTGTAGTCGATGTGCTGACCTCTTCAGTGTTCTGAAATGTTACAtcataataacaacaataattaTATTGAGCTATTTTCATTTACAGACAAGAAACCTCAAAGTGCTTACATGAAACCCATTAACAAATCTGCGACTTCTGAGAAATATGTCTGAGACAGGAGTTTCTTCATGGTCAGGATGGACATGGTCAGGAAAAAGTCTGGGTGCTAATCATGACTCATCATCACAGGCAGGAGTTTTTTCAGACCCCGTGTCCTGACCATGGAAAACTCCTGGCTTGGCTATAATATCTATCAAATGCTGCATTTACTTATGGGTGGTCCTGTATGGctccgttggtagagcatggcgcttgcaatgccagggttgtttGTTCGATTCCCAGGCCCAccaatatgtaaaatgtatgcaggtATGACTACGAGtcactttggatgaaagcgtctgctaaatggcataagtTATGTAATGTATGTTATTTAGGCCTACGATAGAGAACGCAGCTTACCTGGACTGTCTTTGCCTGTCCTCTGTAACTCCTCCCCTCTTTCATGCTGTCATACATCTCAATTTTTTGtcgtctcttctcctcctccagctaTCACACGGTAAACAAAAGACAAGTACCAAAAGTCTTCAAGATCAGATTTGGCAGGGACAATGGGCAAACTGGTTTGTGGTGCCTGGGGTTTCAGATctgtgttaaaggcccagtggaGTCAAAAACGTGACTTTTCTGTGttttacatatacactaccggtcaaaggttttagaacacctactcattcaagggtttttctttatttgtactattttctacattgtaaaataatagtgaagacatcaaaactatgaaatgacacatatggaataatgtagtaaccaaaaaagtgttaaacaaataaaaatatattttatatttgagattattcaaatagccaccctttgccttgatgacagctttgcacactcttgacattctctcaaccagcttcatgaggtagtcacctggaatgcatttcaattaacaggtgtgccttctttaaagttaatttgtggaatttctttccttcttaatgcatttgagctaatcagttgtattgtgacaaggtgggggggtaaaggaccaggtccatattatggcaagaacagctcaaataagcaaagagaaatgacagtccatcattactttaagacatgaaggtcagtcaatccggaaaatgtcaagaactttaaaagtttcttcaagtgcagtcgcaaaaaacatcaagcgctatgatgaaactggctctcatgaggaccgccacaggactggtagacccagagttacctctgctgcagacgataagttcattagaaattgcagcccaaataaatgcttcacagagttcaagtaacagacacatctcaacatcaactgttcagaggagactgtgtgaaaaacccttcaatgagtaggtgttctaaaacttttgaccagtagtgtatatttccacactatgaggttggaaaaatactgtgaaattgtgaaaacgATGATAAtggccttttagtgtaagagctgtttgaaaagaccgcctgaaatttctgcctgttttggtgggatggagttttggcttgcctggtgacatcaccaggcattaaattagttaatagaccaataattaagagctccaaacctctctgccaattacagatcgttttcagttttcccctcccaactcagaccactcccagacagtcctagcaaaattcttgattgagaaattgctctttgctaagaagccatGGTCTATCTATGGTCCGTCTATGTATGGTCCATCTATGTGAAAGGTGTCACCTTTTACCTGTTGTTGTTTCAGCTTGAAGAGGGCCGCCTTGGCATCCAGCTCCTCCTGCATTCTTCTCCTGGACGCCTCCAGTGCCTCTTGTCTCCTCACCACTGCATTGGGATCTGCcagattaaaaaaataaagattGGATGATATTACTGACTCCATAAATTCCATTGCATTCCGAGATTCCGTTCCTGATGTGTCAGTCACCTTGTTGGAATGGGAGCCGGCTCTAGCCTGTGAGTGCCAGTTGGTTTCTGCTTTAGAAAGCTTGTCATCGTTTTGAGAATAAGTGGCATTGTTGTAGCTGCAGCAAGAATGCTCATGTCCTaggtgcgtgtgcgtgcatgcgtgtctgTCTGCGGTGTATGtatctatgtatgtgtgtgtgactaaaTGTACTTGTCAATCTCAAAGTGACTTccttggttaaataaaaaaaaacgatTGGTTACAGCCACTCACCTTGCACCGCTCCAGAAGGCGAGCTGCTCTGTCCCTGGCTGGCTCTCCTCTTGCTCAGGTGCTGTACCACCAGGTAGACCCCCACACACATGAACAGCAGATACCATCCATATTCTGCCACCAATGGTCCGACTGTGGACAGGAAGAGAAATTATGGGTTACTGATAGTATTTTTAGGGCCGGTTCCAGGCATAAGTGTCATAAGCGGCTGCTTAGGGCCCCTGGCTGCTTAGGGCCCCTGGAACTCAgacggggtctcaacttactattgagtgtaagaatagtagaatacatcaggtgcaatttcaaaattccGTTGTGCATCAGCAGCTTTTCTCTTTTAGCCACGTCAGCTAACAATTTTCAGATTTGTAGTTAGCCTAAACTATCTAAACGAGTAGTAATCATGTCCGAATACCAAGCAGGGCAcctgcccaggggccctgacctccagggggcccagatggattttgttagtcattcaAACTCATAtaatattaacatggcataattcattacaaaatgtgtataattgcaggaaattgctttaaaactgcaaagatGTTgatccaccccatggcaaaattggTAAAATTGCAGGAAATCAGCTGTGAAACTACAAATGTATCTCTctgtcccatggcaaaatgagtagaattgcattaaTTTTATTGTAAAATTGCAAAGTTCTCTCCCCCACATGGaaaagtgtagaattgcagaaaacctgctgtaaaacggcaacattttctctacaccccttggcaaaatgtgcagaattgcaggaGATTTACTTTAAACATTGTATTTTTCTCTCCACTGTCAAGAGgtgggccactaaaatgttttgatgTGAGGTGGGCGGCCCCCCAACAAAATCTTGCTTAGGGCCCTCAAAAGGCTAGAACTGGCCCtgagtacagtgcatttggaaagtattcagaccccttgagtttttcgATATTTGTTtagttatagccttattctaaaatggattacattgttttttccccctcatcaatctagtcACTAAACCTCGTAATAGAAGAAAAAAGTGGTAGAAAGATTGTTGTGATGATAATAGTTTATTTTATAAAatttaaattaaataatattTGCAGCCATTCATGGACAGTTTTGTATAGGTCACACAAAAAAGCATTGGATATGAAATGCTCCAGGAATCAAAtaattttgacattttagtattgTGCACATATGGTAGGGGGACTCAACTCACAAACGCATCATATTTTGTCTATGTAGAGTAAGTTGATGGCAAGAACCTTCAACTAGTAGGCATAAACCACCTGAATATTGATAATTATTAGATTTTTCTTGAAGGTTGGGTGATTGAGACATTAATTGTTATAGCAATAACATTTTCAAACACCCAGCACTTAGGAAACAGAGCAACTTGAAAAATGATCAAACTATTAATTTCCTCTTGTTTGACCTTGCCCGAGATGAAAGGAAATATGAATTATCCATAAGCACATGGACTGTCAACCCTCCTGGAGAGCAAGCAGGATTTTCTTCCAGCCCTATTTTAAAGAGAttttcacccaaattacaaaatactaaaatgtttgtgtccttaccttgaaagcagtctatggacaaggagacTGCAATCTATGATTTGGTTACCCACTGCTATTAAccattaatattaatattagaATTTCCTGTGCAGAGCCTTGGTGTTGCGGAAGGTGTTGCATACTTTCCACCTGAGAACAGGGATCAATCCCTGCTTCCAACCTCCCCACTATTTCTCACATTTGCCTGTCTCCCCATCTCATTTCATTACTGTCTGAATAGTGTCAAACCACCTAAAAAATGTGTTTAAAATATTAGCATAATTTAAATTTCAGCCCCCCAAAATCTCAAAGTAACAAAGTCATCAGATTTTGAGTGTTCATTCAATTTTCAAAGCATCCTGAATACACCTGAcctgtgttttatttttttttgggtcaTAGGCCTAAGCCATGTCAAAATACGTAGAATTGTAGGACATTTAAAACAGTAAAATGGTTCTCCCATCTAGGGTTGTGCCAGGGGGAAATGAAATTCACATAGCAAATCTCACTCCAAGCATTCTTCAAAAGTTGGCAGCCCTGTCAATGAATGATGTGTCTCTGCATTTAGttattttgctagctagctactgtagctagctatcttAGCCTACACTAGCTAAGCTACAACCACTGctacaacgttagctagctagctgcattatTAGCTTTAGTATTTGAAGGATATCTTGCCAGGCCAGCTAGGCTTGGTAAACAAGCCAGAAAACTGACAGATGTGCAGCTGATATTAGCTAGCGAATTTACCCGTTTGTTGCAGGAAACTTAAATCCTGGTTTTCAAGGGGTGTATTCTGTATTTCTGGTCCACCCTCGTCCTCAATGGTAACATCGTCATCCATTTCTAAACGTATTGGTGACTATAGTCCTCTAATTCTGCGTTTCAATGTCACCACAGCTCCAACTAGCTACTTTTCCATGCTTCGTGAGTTGACAAAAACGCAATTTCCTGGTCTATTTCTAAACAAAACAACGCCAGTAAAGATGACGTGGAAGCCTCTCGTGCTTCTGAGCAAGACACCAGtcacacagtaggtggcggcagaGTCCAATAAATGTATCCTAGCAAGCTTAACTAGAAGTCAATACACACTAACTTAGTTTTTTCAAAAAGCGCTACACTTATCACAAAGTCCTGCCACTTTTCATTCTATAAACTGGAAGGCAAAAATTAAGCATAGACCCGACATGACCTGTGAGGCCAGTACAGTTCACTCCACAAGTAGCCTACCCATCCACATTGTAGCACAGTGTATACAGTCAGTTTCTTtcaaataacatttaatttaatttgtcaTGCTTTGTaagcaacaggtgtagactaaccgtgaaatgcttacttacggatcattttccaacaatgcagagttaaagataaaaataaaatagaaatagtgacacaagaATAATTACACAGTGAAAAACAATAACAAGTAAAAATAGCATGGCTATATACATGGAGTagcagtaccgagtcgatgtgcaggtagctatgtacatataggtaggggtcaagttactaggcaacaggatagataagacagtagcagcagcgtatgtggtgagtgtgaaagtgtgtgtgaatgtgtgtatggcgtcagtatgcatgtctgcgcatgttatgtgtgtgtgtatgtgtgtgttggggtatcagtgtaagcatgtgtgagtgtgtgggtggagtccagtgtgtgtgcataaagtcagtgcaagagagttagtgcaaaaaatgGTCAATGCAGGtaatccgggtagccatttgattaggtATTTAGCAGTCTTCTTTATCAGTCTTATGGTTTTGGGGGTAGCTTTTTAGGGTCCTGTTGGTTTCAGACTTAGTGCACTGGTAACACTTGCCGTGCGGCAaaagagagaacagtcaatggcttacgtggctggagtctttgaaaagtttttgggccttcctctgacactgcctggtatagaggtcctggatggcagggtgcttggccccagtgatgtactgggccgtactcaccaccctctgtagcgccttgcagtcgggTGCCTTGAAGTTGCCGTATAAAGCTGtcatgcagccagtcaagatgctctcaatgatgcagctgtagaacttgttCAGGATCTGATTGCCCATGGACATATTTTTTAGtcacctgagggggaagaggtgctgtctttcctgagcttggtgatgagcttggaggggactac
It encodes the following:
- the selenos gene encoding selenoprotein S, translated to MDDDVTIEDEGGPEIQNTPLENQDLSFLQQTVGPLVAEYGWYLLFMCVGVYLVVQHLSKRRASQGQSSSPSGAVQDPNAVVRRQEALEASRRRMQEELDAKAALFKLKQQQLEEEKRRQKIEMYDSMKEGRSYRGQAKTVQNTEEVSTSTTVLKSKTDKKPLRSSGFNPLSGEGGGSCAWRPGRRGPSAGGG